The Montipora capricornis isolate CH-2021 chromosome 3, ASM3666992v2, whole genome shotgun sequence genome window below encodes:
- the LOC138042567 gene encoding uncharacterized protein isoform X2, with translation MIIVDFNQVYGKATVGSDSNWFKTMLFVSPSAPLSTLQKFTVRSAFIAYFASGLLCTAFPDIINFAFYSMKGTGRDIDYFRLNGVALSQIGFFYIVTGKSHAKVAGNGAILGTVPERLFFIPGALIWMYQQSMVPLLFATAFTALDASFALITYIIWYQNTPGASPLKCLKEIGDVMLPTFRPMRNWSSNCTQLISYLQMAVSLAFAFKPEVARDLLGLEPFGEVSKGMIAVYFMSNIVIGWLQVLGAGNGSGSSPIAAVFYRLVWNVPLFAILFYFEAIERGFAVAVVVADSIGGLLIVLCLYKDSLQSKKMN, from the exons ATGATTATTGTCGATTTCAATCAAGTGTACGGTAAG GCAACTGTTGGTTCGGATTCTAactggttcaaaactatgctcTTCGTATCTCCCAGTGCACCACTGAGTACCCTTCAAAAGTTTACAGTGCGGTCTGCGTTCATTGCCTACTTTGCAAGTGGTTTACTATGCACGGCTTTCCCAGATATTATCAATTTTGCATTTTACAGCATGAAGGGAACCGGTCGTGACATTGATTATTTTCGGCTAAACGGCGTCGCACTTTCTCAAATTGGGTTCTTTTACATTGTAACTGGGAAGTCCCATGCCAAGGTTGCCGGAAACGGTGCGATTTTGGGAACTGTGCCAGAGAGACTGTTTTTTATCCCGGGGGCTTTGATATGGATGTACCAACAGTCGATGGTACCTCTCTTATTCGCCACAGCATTCACAGCGCTTGATGCATCATTTGCCCTCATAACCTACATCATCTGGTACCAGAATACACCTGGTGCTTCGCCCCTGAAGTGTCTAAAGGAGATAGGAGATGTTATGCTGCCGACCTTTAGGCCCATGCGAAATTGGTCTTCAAACTGCACACAGCTTATCAGCTATTTGCAAATGGCGGTTTCGCTTGCCTTTGCGTTCAAACCGGAGGTTGCTCGAGACTTGTTGGGTCTGGAACCGTTCGGAGAGGTTTCCAAGGGCATGATTGCTGTCTACTTCATGTCGAATATCGTGATTGGCTGGCTACAGGTCCTGGGAGCTGGAAATGGAAGTGGTTCTTCTCCTATTGCTGCGGTCTTTTACCGGCTTGTATGGAACGTCCCTTTGTTTGCGATTCTGTTTTACTTTGAAGCCATCGAGCGAGGATTTGCTGTAGCAGTAGTTGTTGCGGATTCTATTGGGGGACTACTCATAGTGTTATGTCTTTATAAAGATTCTTTGCAATCTAAAAAGATGAATTAA
- the LOC138042567 gene encoding uncharacterized protein isoform X3, giving the protein MLFVSPSAPLSTLQKFTVRSAFIAYFASGLLCTAFPDIINFAFYSMKGTGRDIDYFRLNGVALSQIGFFYIVTGKSHAKVAGNGAILGTVPERLFFIPGALIWMYQQSMVPLLFATAFTALDASFALITYIIWYQNTPGASPLKCLKEIGDVMLPTFRPMRNWSSNCTQLISYLQMAVSLAFAFKPEVARDLLGLEPFGEVSKGMIAVYFMSNIVIGWLQVLGAGNGSGSSPIAAVFYRLVWNVPLFAILFYFEAIERGFAVAVVVADSIGGLLIVLCLYKDSLQSKKMN; this is encoded by the coding sequence atgctcTTCGTATCTCCCAGTGCACCACTGAGTACCCTTCAAAAGTTTACAGTGCGGTCTGCGTTCATTGCCTACTTTGCAAGTGGTTTACTATGCACGGCTTTCCCAGATATTATCAATTTTGCATTTTACAGCATGAAGGGAACCGGTCGTGACATTGATTATTTTCGGCTAAACGGCGTCGCACTTTCTCAAATTGGGTTCTTTTACATTGTAACTGGGAAGTCCCATGCCAAGGTTGCCGGAAACGGTGCGATTTTGGGAACTGTGCCAGAGAGACTGTTTTTTATCCCGGGGGCTTTGATATGGATGTACCAACAGTCGATGGTACCTCTCTTATTCGCCACAGCATTCACAGCGCTTGATGCATCATTTGCCCTCATAACCTACATCATCTGGTACCAGAATACACCTGGTGCTTCGCCCCTGAAGTGTCTAAAGGAGATAGGAGATGTTATGCTGCCGACCTTTAGGCCCATGCGAAATTGGTCTTCAAACTGCACACAGCTTATCAGCTATTTGCAAATGGCGGTTTCGCTTGCCTTTGCGTTCAAACCGGAGGTTGCTCGAGACTTGTTGGGTCTGGAACCGTTCGGAGAGGTTTCCAAGGGCATGATTGCTGTCTACTTCATGTCGAATATCGTGATTGGCTGGCTACAGGTCCTGGGAGCTGGAAATGGAAGTGGTTCTTCTCCTATTGCTGCGGTCTTTTACCGGCTTGTATGGAACGTCCCTTTGTTTGCGATTCTGTTTTACTTTGAAGCCATCGAGCGAGGATTTGCTGTAGCAGTAGTTGTTGCGGATTCTATTGGGGGACTACTCATAGTGTTATGTCTTTATAAAGATTCTTTGCAATCTAAAAAGATGAATTAA